Proteins encoded within one genomic window of Bombus vancouverensis nearcticus chromosome 4, iyBomVanc1_principal, whole genome shotgun sequence:
- the LOC117156771 gene encoding tRNA methyltransferase 10 homolog A isoform X2: MENENGTNNIGNDTQYVKICEQKTCFNTDKKLSELHPNLSKHQLKKVKKREKWLTRKVERRLREREKTRQKRAFARANNIDLGPSRKALKKSTMADSSCKIGITVDLSFDDLMIDKDIAKLTKQILRCYTLNRRAIAPMQFSLTSFNGKSKADMQKHNGYEHWDVKFHAEPYLDVYPKEKIIYLTSESENIITQLKCDYVYVIGGLVDHNSHKGLCHKLAIQAGITHGRLPLDKFLSMKARKVLTVDHVSEGKTWQEAFLQVLPERKNAQLIVPLENSKDTLHIYNDKEDIFQANDKIESNVKINEFENMNNVCT, translated from the exons ATGGAGAATGAGAACGGTACAAATAACATTGGAAATGATACACAATATGTAAAAATTTGTGAACAGAAAACATGTTTCAATACAGATAAAAAGTTATCAGAATTACATCCAAATTTGAGTAAACATCAGCTgaagaaagtaaaaaaaagggaaaaatggTTGACACGAAAGGTTGAACGAAg aTTACGTGAGCGAGAAAAAACAAGACAGAAACGAGCATTCGCTCGTGCAAATAATATAGATCTTGGACCATCCAGGAAAGCTTTAAAGAAAAGTACAATGGCAGATAGCAGTTGTAAAATTGGGATAACAGTCGATTTGTCTTTCGATGATTTAATGATTGATAAGGATATTGCAAAGTTAACTAAACAAATACTAAGGTGTTATACTTTGAATAGACGAGCTATTGCACCAATGCAATTTTCCCTTACTAGTTTTAATGGGAAGTCAAAAGCTGATATGCAAAAGCACAATGGATACGAACATTGGGAT GTAAAATTTCATGCAGAACCTTATTTGGATGTTTATCCAAAGGAAAAAATTATATATCTTACTAGTGAATCAGAAAATATTATTACGCAGTTAAAATGTGATTATGTGTACGTTATAGGTGGTCTTGTTGATCATAACAGTCATAAG GGTCTCTGTCATAAATTAGCTATACAAGCTGGTATAACACATGGCAGATTACCTCTAGATAAATTCTTAAGTATGAAAGCAAGGAAAGTTTTGACTGTTGATCATG TCAGTGAAGGAAAAACATGGCAGGAAGCATTTCTACAAGTTTTACCAGAAAGGAAGAATGCACAATTAATTGTACCATTAGAAAACAGTAAAGATACATTACATATTTATAATGACAAGGAAGACATTTTTCAGGCAAATGATAAAATAGAATCAAATgttaaaattaatgaatttgAAAACATGAATAATGTGTGTACATAA
- the LOC117156767 gene encoding uncharacterized protein LOC117156767, with product MQVIGVDGRVVGYLFCFLILQAKLTNSRTSWRLSADKVVKTTDFVSTVEDDPILDILASSISIGNGHSWSRTAISEKYEKIQPYCQDCKSVVSGNHERRFSSYVLKDTPNATESFPLSSQLSNEQVMCSSGQQCEDIILDCGKPVNFTYYDNLLGVANRDKHPLVPEPNVALMFKKNGGKTMDVDIDLLEKRLMKAKREKPKSVQLYNQIGNFWRIKGDAQRSIECFRRALAVSPHNAEVLLNLARVLLVQQYLDDATYLARRSLELQPPDRNAWEQYLTLGQIFKAYGHYQEAAVHLRHALELKPDLSEAAEALREVESIPAASIHIYTLLIIICLVLGVLLVVLSSVECDEDSSLVNGQFQRPVQRHFSRAMAMRSLRLNVSRNKRC from the exons ATGCAAGTTATTGGGGTTGACGGTCGTGTCGTCGGCTATCTTTTTTGTTTTCTGATACTGCAAGCGAAACTAACGAACTCAAGAACCTCTTGGAGGCTCAGTGCTGACAAAGTCGTCAAAACAACAGACTTCGTGAGCACAGTTGAGGATGATCCTATCCTCGATATCCTGGCGAGCAGCATTAGTATCGGAAATGGACACAGTTGGAGTAGAACAGCTATTTCtgaaaaatacgaaaagatACAACCCTATTGCCAAGATTGTAAAAGTGTTGTTTCTGGAAACCATGAACG ACGATTCTCGTCATACGTGTTGAAGGATACACCAAATGCTACTGAATCTTTCCCTCTATCATCTCAACTGTCAAACGAGCAAGTCATGTGCTCTTCTGGTCAACAATGTGAGGATATAATTCTAGACTGTGGAAAGCCTGTCAATTTCACTTATTATGACAACTTGCTTGGTGTTGCAAATAGAGATAAGCATCCACTGGTTCCAGAACCTAATGTAGCACTCATGTTTAAGAAGAATGGTGGCAAGACTATGGATGTTGACATTGATCTGTTAGAGAAACGCTTAATGAAAGCAAAAAGAGAg AAGCCAAAATCTGTCCAACTTTACAATCAAATAGGAAATTTTTGGCGTATAAAAGGTGATGCACAAAGATCAATTGAATGCTTTCGAAGAGCGCTTGCTGTATCACCACATAATGCAGAAGTTTTGTTAAATTTAGCTCGAGTATTATTAGTTCAACAATATTTGGATGATGCAACATATTTAGCAAGACGTTCTTTGGAATTACAACCTCCAGATCGTAATGCTTGGGAACAATATCTTACACTTGGTCAAATATTTAAG GCATATGGTCATTATCAAGAAGCAGCTGTACATTTACGACATGCTTTAGAATTAAAACCAGACCTCTCTGAAGCAGCAGAAGCTTTAAGAGAGGTAGAATCAATTCCGGCTGCAAGCATACATATCTATACATTACTGATAATAATATGTCTG GTACTTGGAGTACTGTTAGTAGTTTTAAGCAGTGTAGAGTGTGATGAAGATTCTAGTCTAGTTAATGGACAATTTCAACGTCCAGTTCAACGTCACTTTAGTCGCGCTATGGCTATGCGCAGTTTACGACTTAATGTTTCTCGTAATAAACGTTGttga
- the LOC117156769 gene encoding NECAP-like protein CG9132 isoform X2 has product MRLVSQGDSITIKLEDKVTGELFAKCPIEQYPGIAVEPVTDSSRYFVLRIQDDNGRSAFIGVGFLDRSDSFDLNVALQDHFKWLRNQEQIEKEKDTPKQELDLRFKEGETIKINMKITKKDGSEVTAKTKQRANTNLGLPPPPGGVKIAPPPAKTPTSSPAHKPAQNQNQPSSEWGEFASASQQSQTQQPPTVGNASWVQF; this is encoded by the exons ATGCGTCTTGTCTCTCAGGGAGACTCAATTACTATTAAATTGGAAGATAAAGTTACTGGAGAATTATTTGCAAAATGTCCAATTGAACAATATCCAGGAATTGCAGTTGAACCAGTTACAGATTCTTCTCGTTATTTTGTTCTAAGAATTCAAGATGATAATGGAAGATCAGCTTTTATTGGTGTTGGATTTTTGGATAGATCTGATAGTTTTGATTTAAATGTTGCCCTTCAagatcattttaaatggctcaGAAATCAAGAACAAattgaaaaggaaaaagatacaCCAAAACAAGAATTAGACCTCAGATTTAAAGAAGgagaaacaataaaaataaacatgaAAATCACT aagAAGGATGGTAGTGAAGTTACTGCTAAAACAAAACAGCGTGCCAACACAAACTTGGGTTTACCACCTCCACCAGGTGGTGTAAAAATTGCACCACCACCTGCAAAAACTCCAACGTCATCTCCTGCACACAAACCTGCTCAGAATCAAAATCAACCAAGTTCTGAATGGGGAGAATTTGCAAGTGCATCACAGCAATCTCAAACTCAACAACCACCAACAGTAGGAAATGCCAGTTGGGTTCAATTTTAA
- the LOC117156769 gene encoding NECAP-like protein CG9132 isoform X1, translating to MDTYESVLLVKSEVFVFKIPPRSTNRGYRAADWNLQEPTWTGRMRLVSQGDSITIKLEDKVTGELFAKCPIEQYPGIAVEPVTDSSRYFVLRIQDDNGRSAFIGVGFLDRSDSFDLNVALQDHFKWLRNQEQIEKEKDTPKQELDLRFKEGETIKINMKITKKDGSEVTAKTKQRANTNLGLPPPPGGVKIAPPPAKTPTSSPAHKPAQNQNQPSSEWGEFASASQQSQTQQPPTVGNASWVQF from the exons ATGGATACATATGAAAGTGTATTACTTGTGAAATCTGAAGTCTTTGTATTTAAAATACCGCCAAGGTCAACGAATAGGGGTTATCG aGCAGCTGATTGGAATCTCCAAGAACCTACATGGACTGGACGTATGCGTCTTGTCTCTCAGGGAGACTCAATTACTATTAAATTGGAAGATAAAGTTACTGGAGAATTATTTGCAAAATGTCCAATTGAACAATATCCAGGAATTGCAGTTGAACCAGTTACAGATTCTTCTCGTTATTTTGTTCTAAGAATTCAAGATGATAATGGAAGATCAGCTTTTATTGGTGTTGGATTTTTGGATAGATCTGATAGTTTTGATTTAAATGTTGCCCTTCAagatcattttaaatggctcaGAAATCAAGAACAAattgaaaaggaaaaagatacaCCAAAACAAGAATTAGACCTCAGATTTAAAGAAGgagaaacaataaaaataaacatgaAAATCACT aagAAGGATGGTAGTGAAGTTACTGCTAAAACAAAACAGCGTGCCAACACAAACTTGGGTTTACCACCTCCACCAGGTGGTGTAAAAATTGCACCACCACCTGCAAAAACTCCAACGTCATCTCCTGCACACAAACCTGCTCAGAATCAAAATCAACCAAGTTCTGAATGGGGAGAATTTGCAAGTGCATCACAGCAATCTCAAACTCAACAACCACCAACAGTAGGAAATGCCAGTTGGGTTCAATTTTAA
- the LOC117156771 gene encoding tRNA methyltransferase 10 homolog A isoform X1 produces the protein MENENGTNNIGNDTQYVKICEQKTCFNTDKKLSELHPNLSKHQLKKVKKREKWLTRKVERRLREREKTRQKRAFARANNIDLGPSRKALKKSTMADSSCKIGITVDLSFDDLMIDKDIAKLTKQILRCYTLNRRAIAPMQFSLTSFNGKSKADMQKHNGYEHWDVKFHAEPYLDVYPKEKIIYLTSESENIITQLKCDYVYVIGGLVDHNSHKGLCHKLAIQAGITHGRLPLDKFLSMKARKVLTVDHVFEILLRVSEGKTWQEAFLQVLPERKNAQLIVPLENSKDTLHIYNDKEDIFQANDKIESNVKINEFENMNNVCT, from the exons ATGGAGAATGAGAACGGTACAAATAACATTGGAAATGATACACAATATGTAAAAATTTGTGAACAGAAAACATGTTTCAATACAGATAAAAAGTTATCAGAATTACATCCAAATTTGAGTAAACATCAGCTgaagaaagtaaaaaaaagggaaaaatggTTGACACGAAAGGTTGAACGAAg aTTACGTGAGCGAGAAAAAACAAGACAGAAACGAGCATTCGCTCGTGCAAATAATATAGATCTTGGACCATCCAGGAAAGCTTTAAAGAAAAGTACAATGGCAGATAGCAGTTGTAAAATTGGGATAACAGTCGATTTGTCTTTCGATGATTTAATGATTGATAAGGATATTGCAAAGTTAACTAAACAAATACTAAGGTGTTATACTTTGAATAGACGAGCTATTGCACCAATGCAATTTTCCCTTACTAGTTTTAATGGGAAGTCAAAAGCTGATATGCAAAAGCACAATGGATACGAACATTGGGAT GTAAAATTTCATGCAGAACCTTATTTGGATGTTTATCCAAAGGAAAAAATTATATATCTTACTAGTGAATCAGAAAATATTATTACGCAGTTAAAATGTGATTATGTGTACGTTATAGGTGGTCTTGTTGATCATAACAGTCATAAG GGTCTCTGTCATAAATTAGCTATACAAGCTGGTATAACACATGGCAGATTACCTCTAGATAAATTCTTAAGTATGAAAGCAAGGAAAGTTTTGACTGTTGATCATG TGTTTGAAATTTTACTTAGAGTCAGTGAAGGAAAAACATGGCAGGAAGCATTTCTACAAGTTTTACCAGAAAGGAAGAATGCACAATTAATTGTACCATTAGAAAACAGTAAAGATACATTACATATTTATAATGACAAGGAAGACATTTTTCAGGCAAATGATAAAATAGAATCAAATgttaaaattaatgaatttgAAAACATGAATAATGTGTGTACATAA